The Manihot esculenta cultivar AM560-2 chromosome 17, M.esculenta_v8, whole genome shotgun sequence genome contains the following window.
TTCACCATAAATGTACACGGAATGATGTTTTTCATGTTAAAAAATGTCACATCAGTTGCTTCTCATCAACAATATTGATCAAAGTTACTTCTGGACaaactatattttaaattatattgggTCGGAGGATAAAGGAATATGCTGAACACCAGCGTTaactgggaaaaaaaaaatgaaagtagAGTTTTTCTACATTAACATCCCTCATAATATGTTCACTGAACAACTGAAAAACTCATATTCATGAAGTTTCAATCCTGATTTTTTGGATCAATTATCATTGACACTATAACTTCTATGCTTCTAAACATATGTAGTGGAAATTTACTCATGATACACAAGTTCAGACAATTATATTGATACAGTAGCTAATCAAACGCAAAGTTCCAACACTTCAGGAGCTGGCATCAATTGCAAAGCTATGACAGATTAACCAGGCAAATGAAAGTAATTGGAAAATTTGCTTTCATTATAACTTACAGTGCTGCAACAAGCAGTGCAACTATTAGAAGCATGGCCTACAAGTGTCATTTGGGAGAATTGATGAAGAGAACCTCGAATCTGATGGGGTAGAATACCAAGAGGTTGGTCAGAGCTATCACAGTTAGTGGAGTTTGCAATCTCACCTTCTGCAAATATCCTGAATAGATATAGATGAAAACCACAAAGTGAGCTCAAATGAGACTTCTTACAACTCTTCACCATAGTGACTAAAAACTGTTTCCAGTGGCAATATTTATGATTACCCAATAGGATGGTGCAAGATGTCAACAAAAAGTTCAGCCGCAAGAGATGAAGCAATAGGGGCAACCCCTGGACGAGTAACAGTACATTGCTGGTCCAAAGTGCGATTGGCAGTTGACTGAAAACAGACATAGATGAATTATCACCGTAATTGGAtaggagagagaaaaaaagaaaaaaaaaatacaaaatccaTTGCATTTCCAGTAAATTACATCAGTCGGTGCAACCACGTCATTGCAGAAGTAACAACCCAATCTCTTCCCTCCATTATCAGCCAAAGCAAGGCCGTCAATATCAGCAGATAAAGCATTTCCGGGTTCAGCATTTAAGTCGTCAGTTTTGGTTGAGTTAAGAGGACCTGGACCATGCCGCATAACCAGGAAACTATCAAACCCTAGAGCTGCAGTTATAGTAATCTGTGATAAAGATAAATGAGAACACAAAAGAAGATATCAGCATGAAGCAATAAATGATGCTAACTCTAACCATCTGGAGTCAGGTAAAAACAGATCATCCTAATCAATGTGGTATAAGCTTGATGAAGAACACAGTAACAAAATTACAAGAATGGTACAAATGAAACAATTAGATTAAGAATGTGACCTTGTTAGCATTTGCACAAAGGAGGGCAGGAAGCCATCTGCTTTCTCTCGTATCAGTCAAGAGAAAAACTGCATCATGAGAATCAACCAACTCATGCAGACGTCTGCAATCTTCAAGCATgctctcttcttcttggctgctCACTGGATGCCCAGGCATTGGTATAGCCATCACAACACCTTCTGCTTCCTGAGATGAGAGATATAAAACAGATGAATACAAGACAAGTTCATATTATCTACAGGTTAGCCTTTGTTACTAGATTTCAGAGTTAAAAATCGATTACCACAGCAGGAAATATTTGCTTGAGGCTTTTAACTGCTGCCATGGCTTTAAAATCACCTCCATTGAGACAGTTGTCCAATGTATACAAGGACTGCCTTAATGGATTAGACATTGCCACCCTGCCATTGTCAAGTAGTGTAATTTTCCGTACACCCCAAGCCTGCAATGTACATAATCTTTGAGAACCCAGCATATGCAATATGAAGTTGCAGGTGTTGTTCTTTAAACGCGTACCATAAGCATGCGGGCAACCTGGCATCCAAGTGTACCTGCTCCTAAGAGAAGACACTTAGTAGAAGATAATTTATCCAAATTAAGTGAAGGCAAAGCACGCCATCTCATTAGTTTCAAATTCAAGTCTGCTGCAGATATGGCCAACCTGcaacatatatctcaaccagCTAAGACAAAAATGAGACCATACCATCATGGACTAAGGAATGGCATCACAAAAATTACATTGCTGGATCCATAGATTTAGCAAGGTTAATAACCCTGGACATGTGTCTGCCTTTGTTAAGTTCCCATCCTACTGGATTAGGCACACAATGCACATCTCCCCATCCTGTATATATATCATTATGATCTAAAACCAGCACAGAAAGAAAGATAAAGGTTGTAGGAAGTCAAAACCAACAAAAAGAATGGAACTGTTACCCAATTTCCACTGCTCTACCTTGTGGAATTGTAATTACGGCTTCACCAACAAGGGACAACCCCAGGTCAGCAAAACCACGATTCTCTCTGTAGCATAAAAAGTGGACAGTTTT
Protein-coding sequences here:
- the LOC110605389 gene encoding ubiquitin-like modifier-activating enzyme atg7 isoform X2, coding for MSKQDRSGGSILQFAPFQSFVDEGFWHRLSSLKLNKLGIDDSPISITGFYAPCSHSQVSNHLALLSESLSSDESEQSSIPEISRGNRNRCAVPGIIYNTNTLEAYHALDKKSLLKEEAKKIWEDIHTGKAVEDSAVLSRFLLISFADLKKWSFHYWFAFPALTFDPPVTVVDLKPASQWFTSQEADSVSVACNEWRNSSLTADVPFFLVCIASNSHATIRHLKDWEACQGDGLKVLFGFYDPCHLPNNPGWPLRNFLALICSRWNLKTVHFLCYRENRGFADLGLSLVGEAVITIPQGRAVEIGLAISAADLNLKLMRWRALPSLNLDKLSSTKCLLLGAGTLGCQVARMLMAWGVRKITLLDNGRVAMSNPLRQSLYTLDNCLNGGDFKAMAAVKSLKQIFPAVEAEGVVMAIPMPGHPVSSQEEESMLEDCRRLHELVDSHDAVFLLTDTRESRWLPALLCANANKITITAALGFDSFLVMRHGPGPLNSTKTDDLNAEPGNALSADIDGLALADNGGKRLGCYFCNDVVAPTDSTANRTLDQQCTVTRPGVAPIASSLAAELFVDILHHPIGIFAEGEIANSTNCDSSDQPLGILPHQIRGSLHQFSQMTLVGHASNSCTACCSTVVTEYRKRGKEFLLQAINHPTYLEDLTGLTELMKSASSFNLDWDNEIDPDDDDDYLEL
- the LOC110605389 gene encoding ubiquitin-like modifier-activating enzyme atg7 isoform X1, with protein sequence MSKQDRSGGSILQFAPFQSFVDEGFWHRLSSLKLNKLGIDDSPISITGFYAPCSHSQVSNHLALLSESLSSDESEQSSIPEISRGNRNRCAVPGIIYNTNTLEAYHALDKKSLLKEEAKKIWEDIHTGKAVEDSAVLSRFLLISFADLKKWSFHYWFAFPALTFDPPVTVVDLKPASQWFTSQEADSVSVACNEWRNSSLTADVPFFLVCIASNSHATIRHLKDWEACQGDGLKVLFGFYDPCHLPNNPGWPLRNFLALICSRWNLKTVHFLCYRENRGFADLGLSLVGEAVITIPQGWGDVHCVPNPVGWELNKGRHMSRVINLAKSMDPAMLAISAADLNLKLMRWRALPSLNLDKLSSTKCLLLGAGTLGCQVARMLMAWGVRKITLLDNGRVAMSNPLRQSLYTLDNCLNGGDFKAMAAVKSLKQIFPAVEAEGVVMAIPMPGHPVSSQEEESMLEDCRRLHELVDSHDAVFLLTDTRESRWLPALLCANANKITITAALGFDSFLVMRHGPGPLNSTKTDDLNAEPGNALSADIDGLALADNGGKRLGCYFCNDVVAPTDSTANRTLDQQCTVTRPGVAPIASSLAAELFVDILHHPIGIFAEGEIANSTNCDSSDQPLGILPHQIRGSLHQFSQMTLVGHASNSCTACCSTVVTEYRKRGKEFLLQAINHPTYLEDLTGLTELMKSASSFNLDWDNEIDPDDDDDYLEL